A stretch of the Metopolophium dirhodum isolate CAU chromosome 8, ASM1992520v1, whole genome shotgun sequence genome encodes the following:
- the LOC132950893 gene encoding RNA-binding protein spenito-like: protein MTGLPRDFKSKKITVKIDNMKRRSYGDSPPMSRKKRHSSINRYDGSSDERGSPERVRRRARSPPSPRPSRYSERDEFGRSRDLDRSHPTYKVLCVSALHPKASDEQVKETLYREYRKFGEFSVRISHELEERVAYVCFRSSDDARDAKHSKPRISLFDKIALVTPVYEGRSSRDHYEPRPRRSRSRSFSPDFDRYYHRSPIPQELHRPHPADRFYERLPYGTLPPMLPPRDFRELGLPPIHPHELMIPRGPLLHHVAPMHPHLGPIHPLYGPPRHFMPPFRPHPHPHLLHDKKDKFPNYLQHIPPEDDPLATRTLFAGNLEISISDEELRRIFGRYGVVEDIDVKRPLPGTGNAYAFVRYQNLDMAHRAKVELSGQYLGKFQCKIGYGKSTPTQRIWVGGLGPWTSLAQLEREFDRFGVIKKIEYVKGDICAYIQFESIDAATAAVKEMRGVALGGPEHKLRTDFADGGVCGSPTLTYSSKSKSSHDDAAATAGDLRELTRRDEYPYGWPDGEYPSYSSRGYRKGRAEYGEESREFGNYENGRSFKQHSVSDIGSPRSPLHQSIDSDVESEEGAIQSAGLMGSVRTLGDLARKCTDIWQGSLVLKSSQFPAKCYLTSGDPNVIESMMKDEDGKSTLRITQRLRLDEPKLEDVSKRIITADMHAIFLAMPCSTNSISNDDALVQIRPLRNLVSYLKQKEAAGVISLINKDPEPAGVLYAFPPCEYSAKLLKRSAKNLSSETLKDDHLVVVVVSGGVS from the coding sequence ATGACTGGATTGCCTAgagattttaaatcaaaaaaaatcactgtaaaaattgataatatgaaACGTAGAAGCTATGGTGATTCTCCTCCTATGTCACGTAAAAAACGTCATAGCAGTATTAACAGGTATGATGGTAGTTCAGATGAGCGAGGATCTCCTGAACGTGTTCGCCGTAGAGCTCGCTCACCGCCTAGTCCTAGGCCATCTAGGTATTCAGAACGTGACGAATTTGGCCGCTCTAGGGATTTGGATCGATCGCATCCCACTTATAAAGTGTTGTGTGTGAGTGCTTTACATCCAAAAGCAAGTGACGAACAAGTCAAAGAAACATTGTATAGAGAATACCGCAAATTTGGTGAATTTTCTGTTAGAATATCACATGAACTAGAAGAAAGAGTGGCATATGTGTGTTTTAGAAGCTCGGATGATGCTAGAGATGCCAAACACAGTAAGCCTAGAATAAGTTTGTTTGATAAAATAGCTTTAGTCACACCTGTTTATGAAGGTCGTAGTTCTAGAGATCATTATGAACCAAGACCTAGACGTTCCCGATCCCGAAGTTTTTCTCCAGATTTTGATCGATACTATCATAGATCTCCTATTCCTCAAGAACTTCATAGGCCACATCCAGCTGATAGGTTTTATGAAAGGTTACCATATGGTACTCTTCCCCCCATGCTGCCTCCACGAGACTTCCGAGAATTAGGTTTGCCACCAATACATCCTCATGAACTTATGATACCTCGAGGACCATTATTACACCATGTGGCTCCTATGCACCCTCATTTAGGGCCAATTCATCCGTTGTATGGACCACCAAGACATTTTATGCCACCATTTAGACCACACCCACATCCTCACTTGTTGCATGACAAAAAAGATAAATTTCCAAACTATTTGCAACACATTCCACCAGAAGACGACCCGTTAGCCACACGTACATTGTTTGCTGGAAATTTAGAAATTTCTATTTCGGATGAAGAACTTCGCCGTATATTTGGTAGATATGGAGTTGTTGAAGATATTGATGTTAAAAGACCATTGCCGGGAACAGGAAATGCATATGCATTTGTTCGTTATCAAAATTTAGATATGGCTCATAGGGCTAAAGTCGAATTATCTGGTCAATATTTAGGCAAATTTCAATGTAAAATTGGCTATGGAAAATCCACACCAACACAACGAATATGGGTTGGTGGTTTGGGTCCTTGGACATCACTTGCTCAGCTAGAAAGAGAATTTGATAGATTtggtgttattaaaaaaattgagtatgTCAAAGGTGATATTTGCGCCTATATACAGTTTGAAAGCATTGATGCAGCAACTGCAGCTGTCAAAGAAATGAGAGGAGTGGCTTTAGGAGGCCCAGAACATAAACTGAGAACAGATTTTGCTGATGGAGGTGTCTGTGGCAGTCCTACATTAACCTATTCATCAAAGTCTAAGTCATCTCATGACGATGCTGCAGCAACTGCAGGAGATTTACGAGAACTAACCAGACGAGATGAATATCCATATGGTTGGCCAGATGGTGAGTATCCATCTTATAGTTCCAGAGGTTATCGTAAAGGACGTGCAGAATATGGTGAAGAAAGCAGAGAATTTGGCAATTATGAAAACGGTCGTTCATTCAAGCAGCATTCTGTTTCTGATATTGGTTCTCCTCGATCACCACTTCACCAATCGATTGACAGTGATGTAGAATCCGAAGAAGGAGCAATACAATCTGCAGGTCTTATGGGTTCTGTTCGTACTCTAGGAGATTTGGCTCGTAAATGTACTGATATATGGCAAGGCAGTCTTGTATTAAAAAGCTCTCAGTTCCCAGCTAAATGCTATTTAACTTCTGGTGATCCAAATGTCATAGAATCAATGATGAAAGATGAAGATGGTAAATCAACTTTACGCATAACTCAACGATTGCGTTTAGACGAGCCAAAGTTGGAAGACGTTTCTAAACGTATAATAACTGCTGATATGCATGCCATATTTTTGGCGATGCCTTGTTCTACTAACTCAATTTCCAACGATGATGCATTGGTACAAATTAGACCTTTACGTAATTTAGTAtcctatttaaaacaaaaagagGCAGCAGGGgttatatcattaataaataaagatcCTGAACCAGCCGGTGTATTATATGCATTTCCTCCATGTGAGTATTCAGCCAAATTATTGAAACGAAGTGCAAAGAATTTAAGCAGTGAAACATTAAAAGATGATCATTTAGTTGTGGTAGTAGTTAGTGGGGGTGTTTCGTAa
- the LOC132950895 gene encoding hydroxylysine kinase produces the protein MADSTVDICPTINKDQVADILKNDYGFINGKIQELDGYDDKNYYITDVEKYTEEIEFPIDGIVVKFINSIDSKNLLLLDAQTKLTQHLERSGIYCPIPVFNKYGESYRSHILDNKIHAVRVYKYVKGETMNKVKINSEMTANFGFYVGRLTSILKTFNHDGFHRSHLWALEKCPEVLKFVEVFDQEKQQQTITTVINKFQSDVLLKADYLEKSVIHEDLNMNNIIIKDNKILGIIDVGDVVHSFTIFDFSVALCYLIMHEFKDNNAKLSNVHIKNFVEAYEKQYRNLNDFEVSIIHTCICARICQSLVLGKKSSLRDLSNSYILSTQKNGWRALEELMNIEDDKFVMLLKH, from the exons ATGGCAGATTCAACGGTAGACATATGCCCCACAATAAACAAGGATCAGGTTGCGGACATTTTGAAAAACGATTACGGTTTTATCAATGGAAAAATCCAAGAATTGGATGGTTACGATGATAAAAACTATTACATTACA GATGTTGAAAAATACACTGAAGAAATTGAATTTCCAATAGACGGAATAGTcgtaaaattcataaattcaaTAGACTCGAAGAATTTGTTACTTCTAGATGCACAAACGAAACTTACTCAGCATCTTG aacgTTCTGGAATATATTGTCCAATACCCGTGTTTAATAAATATGGAGAAAGTTATCGGTCTCACATTCTAG ATAACAAAATACACGCAGTCAGAGTCTACAAATATGTTAAAGGAGAAACTATGAATAAAGTTAAAATCAATTCTGAAATGACTgcaaattttggtttttatgttGGTCGTTTAACATCAATTCTTAAG ACATTTAATCATGATGGATTCCATCGAAGTCATTTGTGGGCTCTAGAGAAATGTCCAGAAGTTCTAAAATTTGTAGAAGTTTTTGATCAAGAAAAACAGCAACAAACAATTACCacagtaataaacaaatttcagTCTGATGTTTTGTTAAAAGCTGATTATCTTGAAAAAA GTGTTATTCATGAAGACctcaatatgaataatataatcataaaagaCAACAAAATACTTGGTATTATTGATGTAGGTGATGTTGTCCATTCATtcacaatttttgatttttctgttGCACTATGTTACCTAATTATGCATGAATTTAAAGACAATAATGCTAAGTTATCTAATGTACATATTAAGAATTTTGTTGAAGCTTATGAAAAACAGTAcagaaatttaaatgattttgaagTCTCCATAATACat acTTGTATATGTGCCAGAATTTGTCAAAGTTTAGTTTTGGGTAAAAAATCAAGCCTGAGAGATTTATCAAATAGTTACATACTATCTACACAGAAGAACGGGTGGAGAGCATTAGAAGAATTAATGAACATTGAAGATgacaaatttgttatgttactgAAACATTAG